The nucleotide sequence CTGGCAAACCAGTCTGCAATCGAAATATCCGCAGAAACAACTGGCTCGGAAACAGTTCGCGATCTTCCATTTGATTTGCACTGGGATAAGTGAACATCACCTGGCCGTCATACTCCTGCAAGGAGCGGATAAAACGGTTATCCTGCTGACGCAGCAATTCACGCGTCGTTTGTTGCTGCAATTCAGGCGAAAGCACCCGCCGCTCGCGATCCGTCAGCAGCGATTCGTGACGGGGTATGGACGGATAATGATCTTCTGACATTCCAATACAGAACAGCCACTTTTTTCGAGGCGATTCCTGCAGGCTGATGGGAGTCAACAGCAGGGAGCCGGGCTTCTCCATTTCATCTGGCAAAGTGGAGTTTTCCAGCCGGGCCGACAATCGTTGCCAGACATGCAGCGTACTTTGAAATGATTCCTGACAGAAGACGCTCAGCATCTCTTCTAAAAACTTTGTTGCCTGAAGATCCCATGAATCATCACAAACGGATTGATTGAGTAGTTTTTCTGCCGCTCTCCAGGCTTGCTCGATGTTCTCGTTACTTTCGGGAACTGGCTCCAGAATATCCTGAAACAGGTTTCTTAACGCATTAGCTTCAGGATGATCAATATGAAGTTGAAGCTGTCTGAGCCAACTTGATTTGCTGGTGCATGGAGGAATGGAACGGATCAGGTTGAGCAGTGTTTCCTCGTGATCCTTCGGCAGAATCAGCAATCTCTGGAGCAGCAGTTCGATCAGCGGCTCACGTCGGAAAGATGATTGAATCCAGCGTAGCCAGAATTGCAGAGCTCTGCCAGGTCTGGTCCAGATCAGTGGGATGCCACCACGAAAACAGAGTGGGACTTTCTTTTCGGATGTATGGCGAAGCCCGTTGACCAGAGAATAAAACAACCCAGGGTAGATGCTCTCGTCTGTGTAGAACACTTCCACTTCATCAAATGGAATCTGGTTTCTGATCAGCGTTCCCAGAACAGCGCGAACTTCATATTCCGGGCTGAGTGCCCGATGCATTATCAAGCTGCCATCATTGAGAGGCACGGGAGCCTGCTGCGGTTTATTCAACCAAGCCAAACGTTGCGAGTCCCGGTACGCACGGCGATTAGGGGCTGGTCTCTTGGTGGATAATGGAACCACATCATCCATGGGCAGATGATCCAATATCGATTGAAACAGGCCCTTGGCAGTTATTTCCTCTGCAAGAATTATTTTGCAGCTTGGTATTCCGCCCTCCGCTAACAGGCGATCACGAGCAAGAACCAGCACTCGTGCCGGATCAGCCAAGGCTCCGTTATTGAGTAGTTGCTCGTACTGTTGAAGCACCGCTTTCAGAAGCACTCCCTTATCAGGATTGGGAAATGCTTCGGTATCGATATCCGCAGATTCCATTCCCACCATACGCATCTCATGAATGGTGGAACGAAGGCTCGGAATAATCTGCGAGTGATTCTGGAAAGCCTCAACTACTTTCACCGGCAGTTCCGATTTGGCTTGATGCCAGGCCGTAGCGACGAGTGATTCCTGTTGTAGCGGCGTCAATAGTTTGAGCTTGAAAAACGAAACGGACGGCGAAGCCAACTCTGCAGCAAGCTCCCAAAGTGAGCAGGGATATATTCGAAGGGATTGTGGGTAAGCCTGATGAAAGAGTTCGGCCAGGTTTTGTGCAGAGGCCAGTGTTGAACTGAGTAGTAATATTTTTACTGGTGCTTCGGACAGATTCTTGGCTATCTCAGCCAGTTCATCAAGACGTGGATCGTTCCCTGATACCATACAACATCCTGCTGCATTTTCTCCTCTCTCCGCACTGGGGAGAGGGGTTTATTAATTACGCTTTCCTCTATCAGCATGTTAGCAGGTAGTGAAGAGGCTGCACAACGATTTATTTGTTGGTCTTTAGCTTGTCTGGTTGATTATTGCGTTCAAATCGTGCCATTTCTTCCTTCAGCGCGGCCAGTGATGCTGGCAGTGGCATAGCTGCTTCATTCATCTTGAGCGTCATCTGTATTAGTTCAGCGATGTCGCGATTTCTCAACATCTGGTTCTGGAGAATTCGTTTAGGGTTTGCACTATTACGTTGCGTCAGTGCCTGTTCCAGTGCATCGTTGGATGCTTTGGTCTTGCCTTCGGTAGCCAGTAGCACTGCCATACCTATGTACCCGATGGCTCGATACGGTTCAGGCGCCTGTACAGCACGAGCTTCTTTGTCTGCAAATTGACGGGCTCGATCGTGTGTATCATCAAGGTTCAGAACATAAAACTTCATCAGTTCTGCTCGAACACGCAGACCCTGCTGCATCTTTTCGAGCGGAAATTCCAGCGGATTATCTGGATTACGCTGATATTTTGTTTCCTCAACACGTTTCAACAGCTTCTGCTCAAGTTCCAGCAGTGATGCATTCAGAATTTTCTTGGGATCGCTCACTGCAGTCGAAGCAGCAGTGGAAGCCTTGGTTGCAACGGCATTATCTGATCGCAGCACAAAACCGATGATCGCACCGCCAATGATCGCCAGCATGACCGAGCCACCAACGACAGGCATAAGCCAGCGTAATTTGCCTCTGTTAACAGAGGCAAGTCTGCTGCTGGAAGACCCCGTGAAGGCGGATACTGCGGCAGGGTCAGGTAGTGTTTCTACTTCAGCCTGGTAAGTATCCGACTCCGCAGCAGTGTTGCCAGCCAGCTTGTCCTGAATGCGTCGTAACTCACGCAATACTTCACGTGCACTTTGCGGGCGATCTTCCGGTTGCTTGGCGAGCAGGCGATGCACCAGGCTGCACAATTCAGCAGGAAGATCAGGCCGAAGTTCCTGTATTGGTTGCGCGGCATCCGTCAGATGCCTGACACCCACTGCCATCGCAGATTCTGCAAGGAAAGGCGGTTGCCCGGTCAGCAGATGATAGCAGGTTGTCCCCAATGAATAGAGGTCGGTTCGCGTATCAACGGGTTTGCCAAGAATTTGTTCCGGGCTCATGTACAGCGGTGTACCCATGGTGGTGCCCGACTGGGTCAGATGTACCTCATCGCCCACCATGCGGGAAAGACCAAAATCCGCAACCTTCACTTCCACCTTGCGGGTAATCAGAATATTTTCCGGCTTGATGTCGCGATGGATAATCCCCAACTCCGCAGCTTTCACCAAAGCAGAGGTGATCTGCCTCATGATTGCCAGGGCAATGGTAATTTCCGGAGGCCCCTTTCGATTCAGGTAATCTTTAAGGTTGGTCCCTTCTACATATTCCAGGGCCATGTAGCGGGTGCCTTGTTCACTTCCTACCGAATAGACTTGCACAATGTTGGGATGAGTTAGCTGCGCGATAGCCTTCGCTTCTGCTTCAAAGCGTTTCAGAAAAGTCTCGTTCTCGGCATGATCACGACGAAGGAATTTGATTGCCACGCGACGCTGCAGGGAGAGTTGGTCTGCAAGGAAAACCTGCCCCATGCCTCCCTGGCCCAAACAGCGCACCAGGCGAAAGTCTCCAAACTGCTGGCCCGGCAGGTAAGTCTCGATGGAATGGCTCGAACCGGCAATATGGTTGGCATTGCCAGATGGTTGATTTACAGTAACAGCCGTGGGGGGCGGTGTTGTAGAGTCTTCGCTGGAAACCGGGACTGCAGGCTTCATAGAGTTCTCATCGTACGCATGGCAATATCCCCCACATCCCTAACATGCCATATACCCCGTCAGAGTACAAGGGTTTCGCAACAGGTAATTCTTCGTCCCATCACAATTGAGCCTCGCATTAAGCTGGGTTTGTATATAATTGCGTAGGTAACCCCTCTATTAGCCGGAGTTTCTAGTGGCGGTTTTCTCCGAAAACCAGACTATCCCAGAAATGGATCGCCATTCGGTTTTGGTCTTTGCCGTTGAACCTGATGAGCAACAGCAGGTGTGCGATGCACTTTGTTGCCATGATGACTGGGCCGTTCGTTTTGTCACTTCCGAAAAACAAGCTCTGGCAGAAATTTCCAAGAACCCGCCGGCGCTGATGCTGGTCGATATGCAGGATCTCGTCAAGCACGGCATTGACTTTGTAGATACCTTGCGTCGAAAGCATCCTCTGGTGCCAGTAGTTCTGCTGACCCGAAGAGACGATGAACCCGTCTTTCAGGCTTTGCGGCATGGTGCAGTAAACTATGTACCCTGGAAATTGATTGATACCGGTCTGGTTGAAGTAGCAGAAAGTGTTTTGCTCGCTTCTGAGGTGCGCAAGTGCCGCAATCGTCTTCTTTCCTACACCGTGAAACAGGAACATCACTTTTCACTGGGTAACGATACTTCGCTGGTACCTGCACTGATCGGGTTGTTCCAGGAATCTTTACTGGGCATGGGTATCTGTGATCAGGCAGAAAGCATTCGCGTCAACATGGCAATGGAAGAAGCACTGCTCAATGCCATTTACCATGGCAACCTGGAAGTCAGTTCCAAGCTTCGAAACGATCCGGAACGTGGCGATGAACCTTATCGTGAAGAGATTGAAAAACGCCGCAAGTTGTCTCCGTACAAAGATCGAAAGATTACAGTACACGCCAGGCTGACCACCACGGAGGCGCATTTTGTCATCAGCGATGAAGGGCCTGGATTTGATCCCGGCGCTCTGCCAGATCCAACCGATCCAGATAATATTGAACTGGCCAGCGGTCGTGGTCTGCTACTGATTCGCACCTTCATGGATGAAGTGCATCATAATGAGCAGGGAAATACCATCACGATGATCAAACGACGTCAAAACGGCAAGTAGTTGATATTCATTATCGCAGGATAGCCATATGCAACTGCTTCTCGATACGGAAAAATTGCAGCAGGCGTTGGTCAATCTTGCACAACAGCTTGCACACGAGATGACGCCAGAGGCACAAACCGTTCTGGTCGGTATTCGCTCACGGGGCGTACCCCTGGCTCATCGCCTGGCTGGGTTATTGCAAGCAACTTCCGCACAGAAAATACCCGTTGGTTCGCTCGATATCACCCTTTACCGGGATGATCTGCATCAACGCCGACGTTGGCCCGTGGTGAAGGGCACCGACATACCATTCTCACTCGAGGATACTCGCGTCATCCTTGTGGATGATGTGCTTTTCACTGGCCGAACCGTGATGGCTGCTTTAACCGCTTTGGCAGATCTGGGCAGGCCGGCATTAGTCAGACTGGTGACTCTTATTGATCGTGGTCACCGCGAGTTTCCCATTCAAGCCGATTATGCAGCGTTGACTCTCGACACTGCACCAGGTGATCGCATCAACGTCCGGCTACAGGAAACAGATGGTATTGATGAAGTGGTTCTGCTTTAGCGAAGCAATTCGTGAATCGTGTTGAGCGTATCCTGGTTGGCATTTTCCTGTTTGCGTGCCAGATCAACAATCAACTGTCCCAGCAGTCGGTAAGCGTGCACCACGACTGGCTTGTTTCCTTCCAGTGCAGCCAGGTGTCGTGCCACCGTTCCAACTTCACCGCGGCTGATCGGGCCGGTGAGTGCTTGCACCGTCCCCAGTTTGATGACGTTCTGAATGCTTCCAGTCATCAGAGGTCCGAGCAGTTGCATCGCTTGTTCACGTTGAAAGCCCGCCTGCTCAATACATTGCACTGCCACTTCGGTCAACGCTACCAGGCAGTTGCTGGCAAGTGTTGTTCCAGCATGATACACCGCCTTGTCGCGGTTGCTCATCTTGACCTCAATCGGTATGCCACCAATGGCACGACACGCTTCGGATAACAGCAAGCAGGCTTCCGTTCCGCCTTCGATGACGCAAGGTGTACCGGCAAAGGTCTCTGCTGCAAGTGCTGGATCAGCAAAACTCTTGGCTGCATGAAAGCTGGCAACTTCAGCACCAGCTTCCTGCAAGGGTTTCAGCACGCTCGAAGGAATGGCCCCGCTGGCATGCCAGCAAATGGCCCCTTCCATGATCATTCCGGTTTGTGCCAGTTCTCGTGCAACACCTGACAGTGCATCATCAGGTACTGCGAGAAAAAACGCATCGGCAGGCTCGATGGAACTGAATTCACAAATAGGAATGCCTGACCCTAAAAATGACACGGCTTCCTGGGCACTTTCAAGATGACGTGTCAATACCTGACCGATCGAGAAGACTTTGGCTTGTGCCCATCGTCGTCCCAACGCACGTCCAACTTTGCCGCATCCCAGGAATGTAAGAGTCTGCATCATTTTTAAGTTACAAAGCAAATGCTTCAGATGCCAGCATTCTTTAGAATCATTTTTCTAACCTGTTGTGCTGCATGATCTTCGTCTTACTTCTGTCCCCAGCACCCTCACCCCTCATCCCTCCCATTGCTACAATGGATTTCAACTTCAGCATGATTTACGCTGTGAAATGAGGGCCTGCGAGCATGGCAACACTCAAAGAAGCAATACTGGTTCACCCGGGTGGACGCTATTGCATACTGCTCCTGATAGGGTTGATTTACGGTTTGGTGCTTCCTGGAACTCTGGCAGTTCGACCCTGGTGGGCCTATTTCACTCTGGCTGTGATTGCCCTCGTGCCTCTGGGACTCTTTATCAACAACCGCAGAACGGTGCATCTCTTTGGTCTGCTCGTCATCGCTGCATTAATGGCTGGAGTCTACTTGGCCGACAACATGCAGGAATCTGCCAGCGAGCAGGTGATCCGCATATCGAATGAATTAACCCAGGCAGTTTCGAAGGCTGATTATGCTACAATCGAAAAGCACTTGGCCAGCGATTACAAATGGCACAACCTCAACAAAGCCGGCATGATGAACCGCGTGAAAACATCTCTGCTGCCAAGCGAATCACGATCCTGTTCCATTTCGTCTGCCAAGGTAAAGGAGCCGGAAGGATCACCGAAACTGACTGTGGAAGGCAACTTATCCGCCAATGGTCGATACGGCAGTGAAGAAGGATTCTTTACGGGCACCATTGAGCTTAAATATCAACAGCAATCAGATGGAACCTACAAACTAGTTGGTACTCGTGTAGCCTGGTTCAACGGCAATGAGGTCTCGATCCCAACACGTTAGTTCACGTATTCACGGAATGTGTGAGTAAATAATAACATACAAAATGTAAAATAAACTTGACATAATGTAATGTTAAGCGTACTATGATTTCATGAAACCACAGTATGAGATAGTCAGCCTGCTACGAAAGTATCGGCGGCTGGCTGACATCACCCAGGAAGAACTTGCTGAACGAATCGGAGTTACGCGTCAAACGATCCTTTCGATTGAGAAGGGAAATTACACTCCCTCGGTGGCGCTGGCTCTCCAACTTGCCCATGTGCTGGGGGTTCGCGTGGAAGATTTGTTCCTGCTCACGAAGGTGCAAAACCATGAACAAACTTAAGCCACTCGAGTTCTGGTGTGAAAAACGAATCACCATTATTGCTATTCTGTTCGTGATAGCCGGACTGCTCCTATCCAACCTTTCCTGGTGGTTCCTCTTGCTGAGTGCCGCCGGTGCAGTGGGGCCGGGCATCCTTCGAGAACTGGGCTGGTTGACTGATAAAGACGAATTTCAACTTCATGCCAACTACCGTGCAGGCTATCATGCCTACCTTACACTGGGGCTCCTGGCCTTTGTCCTCGTCGCCTATTTTCGATCAGCTGAAAGACACATTCAGCAGCCAGAGGAACTGGCAACACTCTTTCTTGTCACACTCTGGTTCACCTGGTTTCTCAGCTCTTTGATCAGTTTCTGGGGAGCGAGGAAAGCTGCTGTTCGTCTGCTCGTTATCTTTGGCTGTGCCTGGCTTGCATTTGTCATCGCTGCCAACACCGGCAATGAATGGACGGGCTGGACTTCACTGTTCATGCATACACTCCTGATAATCCCGTTCTTCGGCCTTGCCTGGATGGCACATCGCTGGCCACGCCTGGCTGGCCTGCTTCTTCTCATCGTAGCTGGTTTTCTAACCTATTTCCTTGGTTTCTTCCGGAGTGACCATTTAGCCATCATCAACCAGGCTGTGACCCTGGTACTCTTGATCGGCCCGATTCTTGCCAGTGGTATTGCCCTGTTGGCAATGCGAAAACACCATCAAACCTCGGTGGAAGAGGATGATTCTTCTTCCTCATCGACAGACCACGAATCCTGATACCCTGCTGGTTTCGATGAAATCAGTACTCTCTTGAAAGGAGGGAAGACATGTCCTCTGCTTCCGTTCTGCGAGCCTGTGCTTTTGCATTGCTGATATGCCTGTTCACTAGTTTCGGCACATCAGCCCATATGCCCCTCTTGACACCAGAAGATAAGAAAGTTCGTGTGGGAGTATTTGATTCACGAGCCATCGCGGTTGCCTACTATCGTTCTTCTGATTTCAACACGATCATGAAGCAGTTGCACGCTGAACACAAAAAAGCCAAGGCATCTGGTGATAATAAACTGGCCAAAGAGTACGAGAAACGTGGCAAAGCACTGAATGATCTGGCACATCAACAGGGTTTTGGAACTGGTTCAGTTGATACGATCCTGAAAAAGGTAAAAGAGCATCTGCCCGCCATCGCCAAAGCGACTAACGTTCAAGTGATTGTGTCGCGCTGGAATCTTACCTACCAGGAAAAGGACACGGAGTTTGTCGATGTAACTGATCAACTGGTCATGTTATTTAACCCGGACGAAACCACGTTGAAGATGATCAATGATCTTCGGAAGAAGGCACCCATCGAGAACAGTAAAGATCATTAAACACCATGTTAGCATCTATGGTTTGCTAATGCTCAGCAAACCATACGTAACGATCATCCTTAGGTGAGTGGTACATCCTCTCTCAGTTTGAAAGTCGCAACCCAGGCAAATGACGACTCACCCTGGTTAAACATGAATATCCGAGGACATTTCCGAATCTAAGGCGTGTCGATTAAGTACAGGATTTACCATTTCTTTCAGATATTCTTCTACCTGTTCCTTCGATCTGCCGGTGAATCGTTCAGCCTGTATCAACTCCTGAATGTTCAGTTGCGAGAAATGGCTGTCAGCTGCCAATCGCTCAAGCAGATCATTTCTCCCGCCGGATTTCACCGAGTCCATCGCGGCATGGCTGTGCTGGCGAATCGCTTCATGAATCACCTGTCGATCGCCTCCAGCCTGCGTTGCTTTCATCATGATTTCTTCCGTTGCCATGAAGGGCAGTTGTTGCATGACGTTCAGCTGTATCACGTCCGGATAAACCTGCAGGCCTCGCGAGATGTTAAGCAGCAACCGCAAAATCGCATCGACGCCGAGGAATGCCTGGGGTAACGTCAATCTGCGGTTTACACTGTCATCCAGGGTACGCTCAAGCCACTGCGTCGCCGTGGTTTGTGAAGTATTGTTAGTCAGGCTGATGACAAAGCGGGCCAGCCCACACATTCTTTCTGCCCGCATGGGGTTGCGCTTGTAAGCCATGGCAGACGACCCGATTTGATCCGTTTCAAAAGGCTCTTCCAGCTCATGGTGATGCTGCAGCAGTCGGAGATCGTTGCCGATTTTATGGGTCGATTCAGCAATGCCTGAAAGCGTTTGCACAATCTGGCTGTCAATTTTGCGAGTGTACGTTTGCCCGGTTACTTCATGAACGTGTTCAAAGCCCATCTTGCTGGCCACCAGGCGGTCCAGTTGACGGACTTTTTCATGATCGCCCTGGAACAATGTTAAGAAGCTGGCTTGTGTACCTGTCGTCCCCTTGGCGCCGCGGAATCGCAGTGTCGCCAGGCGATGTTCGATCTCTTCCAGATCGAGTATGAGGTCGTGCATCCACAATGTTGCCCGCTTGCCAACCGTGGTCAGTTGCGCTGGTTGAAAATGGGTGTAGCCCAGCGTTGGCAACGCTTTCCATTTGTCAGCAAAGGCGGACAACGCTCTCAGGGCTGCAACGATCTGCGACCTGATAAGTTGCAACCCTTCTTTCATTAGCAGCAAGTCGCCATTATCGGTGACGTAGCAACTGGTGGCACCGAGGTGAATGATGCCACGAGCCGTCGGGCAGCAGTCGCCATAGGTGTGCACATGAGCCATCACATCATGTCGAAACTGCTTTTCGTAGCGGGCAGCCTTTTCAAAATCGATGTCATCCAGATGGCTTTTCATTTCCAGAATTTGACTAGGGGCAATGCGAAGTGAACCATCGTCGGCAGGCAGCCCCAGTTCGGCCTGTGCTTCGGCGAGCGCCAACCACAACCGCCTCCACAAGCCGATGCGACGCTGGGAACTCCAGAGAGCGAGCATCTCTTCACTGCAATACCGGGTGAGAAACGGGTTTTCCCAGGAGGTTGTGGAAGGCATAGAGGCGATTCTTGAGTGAAAATGATGTTTCTATTGCTGATTTATGGGTTTGGCGGAAGTCTGTCCGGCACATTAACCAAAACAGTCTCGTTCGATAAGAGGCGAATAACCTGCAGGAAATCTGCAAAGAACTTGATCAAACTCGTTCGACTACTGCGTTTCGCAGGTTTATTTTTGCCGAATCAATGGTGGTAAGGCTGAGCGAGCCACGACAAGGTTGTGCGTGGATGCGCTGTACTTCATGGAGGATGAAACATGTTCGCTCGCGGCATGACGCTGCTTCTGGCCGGCATATTGGGCCTGGGGATGTTCTTCGGTGGGGCTGATACCGCCAAGGCTGATGATATCAACCGCATGTATCACTACCCCTACTACTACTACCCACACAGCTACTATCCGAATTATCAGCGCTGGCCTCAGCCACGCGGCCATTTCCAGCCAGCCCCCAACTGGATGGCCTATCCTCCTTACCTCGATCAGAACTTCCACTACCCACTGTTTGAACAAAAACGCTACTACCGAGGCAACCACTTCTTCCTCGATCAGTTCTAAGCGTATTGGAGTGTAGTCCTCACTCTCTGAGTGAGGACTGCAATGATTAGCGTTAGTTTTGCTTTCAAAATACGTTTGCCGAGGAGCAGAGAGCCCGGAACACAAGACGTGTTCCGTGTCCTCAGCACCTCGGCAATGATAGTTTATTAGCGTGGGAATTGATCTGGATTGTCAGTAAAGATGGCATCAACGCCCAGTTTCAGATAGTACTTCATTTCCGCTTTCACATCTGCAAATTTCCCAGTCTGTTTGGATCTGCAAGTATAAATGGTTACCGAAAGCCCAACTTCGTGACTGTCCTTGATCAGGTTTGGAAACTGATCAACCAGCAGCTTGGATGGCCCCACACCTTCCACCAGATTCTTCAATTCACGCAGATTTTCCGGCGAGAAGGTATCTCGAGTAGCTCGCTCGTAC is from Planctomycetia bacterium and encodes:
- a CDS encoding PD-(D/E)XK nuclease family protein, with the translated sequence MVSGNDPRLDELAEIAKNLSEAPVKILLLSSTLASAQNLAELFHQAYPQSLRIYPCSLWELAAELASPSVSFFKLKLLTPLQQESLVATAWHQAKSELPVKVVEAFQNHSQIIPSLRSTIHEMRMVGMESADIDTEAFPNPDKGVLLKAVLQQYEQLLNNGALADPARVLVLARDRLLAEGGIPSCKIILAEEITAKGLFQSILDHLPMDDVVPLSTKRPAPNRRAYRDSQRLAWLNKPQQAPVPLNDGSLIMHRALSPEYEVRAVLGTLIRNQIPFDEVEVFYTDESIYPGLFYSLVNGLRHTSEKKVPLCFRGGIPLIWTRPGRALQFWLRWIQSSFRREPLIELLLQRLLILPKDHEETLLNLIRSIPPCTSKSSWLRQLQLHIDHPEANALRNLFQDILEPVPESNENIEQAWRAAEKLLNQSVCDDSWDLQATKFLEEMLSVFCQESFQSTLHVWQRLSARLENSTLPDEMEKPGSLLLTPISLQESPRKKWLFCIGMSEDHYPSIPRHESLLTDRERRVLSPELQQQTTRELLRQQDNRFIRSLQEYDGQVMFTYPSANQMEDRELFPSQLFLRIFRLQTGLPEGDLHELESWLPAPLGPDTSLCHLTPTESWLDHFPEQPFTNALFRSDFPMLWRGAHAAKKRKSYQFTEFDGYVPEAGGEFDPMRSKRSFSAHSLQRYHQCPLKFFFHDVLRLQAPEYTNIQPGQWLTALLRGEILHDVFHQYHVQLLQERRKPDRLKDAILLQQLLQKTLQRRAEVLPETSAHIRNQEISQLHESLHFFLLGEAQLADQYTPRYFETTIGMKHPPGLSELDTDEPVSLRLPSGKTIQIQGRIDRIDTVLLNASPSSEYYIWDYKSGRIAEFQGTALRKGGQMLQPLLYVEIAEKRLRQIIGNEATVTGAGYFFPGHHGGQGDRIQWPATELRKHTSLIDAELELMQAGIFLATDQQETCRLCEFKTTCAVGEVNDQAHRKQGHQQNPILTPLRVLRKSS
- a CDS encoding serine/threonine protein kinase; the encoded protein is MKPAVPVSSEDSTTPPPTAVTVNQPSGNANHIAGSSHSIETYLPGQQFGDFRLVRCLGQGGMGQVFLADQLSLQRRVAIKFLRRDHAENETFLKRFEAEAKAIAQLTHPNIVQVYSVGSEQGTRYMALEYVEGTNLKDYLNRKGPPEITIALAIMRQITSALVKAAELGIIHRDIKPENILITRKVEVKVADFGLSRMVGDEVHLTQSGTTMGTPLYMSPEQILGKPVDTRTDLYSLGTTCYHLLTGQPPFLAESAMAVGVRHLTDAAQPIQELRPDLPAELCSLVHRLLAKQPEDRPQSAREVLRELRRIQDKLAGNTAAESDTYQAEVETLPDPAAVSAFTGSSSSRLASVNRGKLRWLMPVVGGSVMLAIIGGAIIGFVLRSDNAVATKASTAASTAVSDPKKILNASLLELEQKLLKRVEETKYQRNPDNPLEFPLEKMQQGLRVRAELMKFYVLNLDDTHDRARQFADKEARAVQAPEPYRAIGYIGMAVLLATEGKTKASNDALEQALTQRNSANPKRILQNQMLRNRDIAELIQMTLKMNEAAMPLPASLAALKEEMARFERNNQPDKLKTNK
- a CDS encoding ATP-binding protein, producing MAVFSENQTIPEMDRHSVLVFAVEPDEQQQVCDALCCHDDWAVRFVTSEKQALAEISKNPPALMLVDMQDLVKHGIDFVDTLRRKHPLVPVVLLTRRDDEPVFQALRHGAVNYVPWKLIDTGLVEVAESVLLASEVRKCRNRLLSYTVKQEHHFSLGNDTSLVPALIGLFQESLLGMGICDQAESIRVNMAMEEALLNAIYHGNLEVSSKLRNDPERGDEPYREEIEKRRKLSPYKDRKITVHARLTTTEAHFVISDEGPGFDPGALPDPTDPDNIELASGRGLLLIRTFMDEVHHNEQGNTITMIKRRQNGK
- the pyrR gene encoding bifunctional pyr operon transcriptional regulator/uracil phosphoribosyltransferase PyrR, which translates into the protein MQLLLDTEKLQQALVNLAQQLAHEMTPEAQTVLVGIRSRGVPLAHRLAGLLQATSAQKIPVGSLDITLYRDDLHQRRRWPVVKGTDIPFSLEDTRVILVDDVLFTGRTVMAALTALADLGRPALVRLVTLIDRGHREFPIQADYAALTLDTAPGDRINVRLQETDGIDEVVLL
- a CDS encoding DUF2520 domain-containing protein codes for the protein MMQTLTFLGCGKVGRALGRRWAQAKVFSIGQVLTRHLESAQEAVSFLGSGIPICEFSSIEPADAFFLAVPDDALSGVARELAQTGMIMEGAICWHASGAIPSSVLKPLQEAGAEVASFHAAKSFADPALAAETFAGTPCVIEGGTEACLLLSEACRAIGGIPIEVKMSNRDKAVYHAGTTLASNCLVALTEVAVQCIEQAGFQREQAMQLLGPLMTGSIQNVIKLGTVQALTGPISRGEVGTVARHLAALEGNKPVVVHAYRLLGQLIVDLARKQENANQDTLNTIHELLR
- a CDS encoding helix-turn-helix transcriptional regulator, translating into MKPQYEIVSLLRKYRRLADITQEELAERIGVTRQTILSIEKGNYTPSVALALQLAHVLGVRVEDLFLLTKVQNHEQT
- a CDS encoding adenylosuccinate lyase, whose amino-acid sequence is MPSTTSWENPFLTRYCSEEMLALWSSQRRIGLWRRLWLALAEAQAELGLPADDGSLRIAPSQILEMKSHLDDIDFEKAARYEKQFRHDVMAHVHTYGDCCPTARGIIHLGATSCYVTDNGDLLLMKEGLQLIRSQIVAALRALSAFADKWKALPTLGYTHFQPAQLTTVGKRATLWMHDLILDLEEIEHRLATLRFRGAKGTTGTQASFLTLFQGDHEKVRQLDRLVASKMGFEHVHEVTGQTYTRKIDSQIVQTLSGIAESTHKIGNDLRLLQHHHELEEPFETDQIGSSAMAYKRNPMRAERMCGLARFVISLTNNTSQTTATQWLERTLDDSVNRRLTLPQAFLGVDAILRLLLNISRGLQVYPDVIQLNVMQQLPFMATEEIMMKATQAGGDRQVIHEAIRQHSHAAMDSVKSGGRNDLLERLAADSHFSQLNIQELIQAERFTGRSKEQVEEYLKEMVNPVLNRHALDSEMSSDIHV